CGCCTACACTCATCTTCACATGGATGGGGGCAGACGCGCCCACATGTATGTGCTAGAGGCATAGTCTTTCTTGTTGCTTTGAGACTATCGTCATAGCGCAAATCGCGAACACCCTCAATGTAGGCTGGAATATCAACATGAGCAGGACATGCATCCATACAAGGTGCAGTAACTTTTGCAATATAGCTAATCTCAGGATTGTTATAGTACTTTGATGGTTTTTTATTTGTTATAAGATCATAAATCTCATCAGAAAAGTGTGTCAAAATATCAAGAAGCGGCTTTGGAACAGTGCGTCCAATTTCACATTTACTTGTCTCCATCATAGTGCGAGAGACCTCTTTGAGGTGCTCTACGTCGCTCTCTTCGCCCTCACCTCTTGCAATCTTGTCAAAAAGATCATATAAAATTCTTCCACCCCATCTTCCTGGAGCACATCTTCCACAAGCTTCAGAATAGATTTGATATTGGGCAGCATATTCAGTTGCGAGTTTTACCACATCTACATCTTCATCGAAAAGAGCAAAACCTGCCCATCCAATAAATGCTTTGGATGCAAGATCAATATTGTAGTTGACCGGAAAATTATAAGCAGATTCTGCCCACTCTTCCTGTGGTTTTCCTCTGTTGTCGATCAACTCATCTTTCCAGCATGAAAAGTATACTTTACTCACAATACTACCCTCTTATTTTTTTCTGACAACTATCGTCCAGTCAACCTCATTGAATTTCAATGAATTAAGAAGTTCATGCCCTTGCTCTTTGATAACATCAGCACTTTTTTGTACTGCATCAAAATTGCTTTTGCCATTTGTTACTACTTCAAAGAGAAAAATTGCTACTTCTCCACTCTTTACATTTTTATCAAGAAGTTCTACCATACGATCATAAAAGTCCTCATGGAGATGTCTCAAATCATATCTGACCATAACTGTTCCTTATGCGCTTTATCTATCAATCTCACCAAATACTATATTAGTCGAACCAATAATTGTTACCACATCTGCAAGATAGTGCCCAGGTAAGAGATCTTGTAAAATACCTGTATGCCAAAAGCTTGGTGCTCTAATTTTTAAGCGGTAAGGATATGGCTCTCCTTCACTACGTATAAAAAATCCAAGCTCTCCTTTAGGCGATT
The Nitratiruptor tergarcus DSM 16512 genome window above contains:
- a CDS encoding NADH-ubiquinone oxidoreductase subunit E family protein — protein: MVRYDLRHLHEDFYDRMVELLDKNVKSGEVAIFLFEVVTNGKSNFDAVQKSADVIKEQGHELLNSLKFNEVDWTIVVRKK